The DNA segment TCCGGCGCCGCAGGACGACGACCTCGTCGACGGTGTGCTCGAGCTCGGCGAGCTGGTGACTGGAGACGAGGACCGTCCGTCCGCGCTCGGCCTCAGCGCGGATCAGGCGCCGCAGCCAGCGGATCCCCTCGGGGTCGAGCCCGTTCGCAGGTTCGTCGAGGACGAGGATCTCCGGGTCACCCGCCAGGGCCGTGGCCAGGCCGAGGCGCTGGCGCATCCCGGTCGAGTAGCCGCGGACCGGCCGTCGCGCCGCGTCGGTGAGGCCGACCGTCTGCAGCAGCTCGTCGACCTGCGAGAGCGGTGCGCCGACCGCGCGGCAGACGATCGCGAGGTGCCGGCGGCCGGTGATGCCGTTCTCGAAGCCGAGGCCGTCGAGGTGCACGCCGACGACCCGGGCGGGCGCGCGCAGCTCCGCGAACCGGTGGCCGCCGATCCGCGCCTCACCTGAATCGGGGCGCAGAAGTCCGACCAGCCCGCGGAGCGCCGTGCTCTTGCCGGCGCCGTTCGGGCCGAGGAGACCGACGACCGTTCCCTGCCGCACGGAGAAGCTGAGGTCGTCCACGACGCGGCGACCGCGGAAGGTCTTGGTGAAGTGCTGGAAGTCGAGCGCCGAGCTCATGGGCGGGCCTTTCGGGGGAGGGGGTCATCGTCGTCGAGCGGTCGTGCCGCCGGCGCCGAGCGGTCGCGCGGTCAGGTCGTCGAGGAGCCGGTGCACGGGGGTGACCAGCGTCGGGTAGTCGCCGGAGACCGACCGGGCGAGCACCTTCGCGGCGGCGAAGGCGAGGGCGGGCAGTGCGGCGTCCGAGTGCAGCCGCTCGCCGAGCACCTCGACGAGGGAGCGCCGGGCGTCCGGGGCGGCGAGGCTGTGCACGTAGAGGGTCGCGACATCCAGGTGCTCGGGTCCGCGCCCCCAGGCCTCCCAATCGGCGAGGCCGAGCGGAGCGACGAGCAGGTTGCCGGGGTGCAGGTCGCCGTGCGCCGTCGTCCAGCACGGGGTGCCGCGCGGGAACCGGTCGCCGAAGAAGCTGTGCAGAAGCCGGTCCACCGTGGCCGGGACGGTCGACTCCCGCAGCGTCGGGACGGCGGCGAGCGCGTCGAGGACGCCGCCGAGCTCGACCCAGACCGCCGGATCGACCTCGGTCTCCGGCGCGAGCTCCGCCGTCGGGGACAGGGCGCGACCGGGCAGGCGGGTCATCAGCTCGGCGCGGAGCCGGAACCCCTCGACGTGGGGCGGGTCCCACTCCTCGACGGCGAGCACGACAGGCTTGGGCAGGGCCGGGAGCACGGCGCTGTCCGCCGTGCCGGTCCACCACGTCCCGTGGGCGAGCGCCGAGGGGGAGCTGACGAGACGGAGCCAGAGCCGCTCGCGGTCGCGCCGGACAGGACCGGAGAGGGTCCTGCCTCGCCAGCCGGGGACCGTGTCACCGTCCCTCGCGACGGCGAGCACGCGGAGGGCCTGCTCGAAGGCGCGCTCGAGCGCGTTCCCGCCGGTCACCGGCCGACCCCCAGGCGGCGGAGGGCGTCCCCGGCGACGAGATCGAGCACCGCGCCGCCGATCGTGCCGCCGCCGAGGGAGACCGAGGCGCCGCCCACCGGGGGAGTGCTCGCGGAGTCGGGCAGGGCGAGGGGATAGCCGACGGCCGGCACGTCGTCGAGCCCGGTGAGGGGCGCGAGCGCCGCGATCGGGGCGAGCAGCGGCTCCGCGGGCCCGCTGACGACGGCCGTCGACCGCGGGGACCGCACCGCGATCCCGTTGCTGGTCAGCCGAACCGGGGTGCCCGGCACGATCCTCGGGTCGGCCGAGGTCCGCACGAGGAAGGCCTCGTCGTTGCGGACGACGTAGCCGGCCTCGATGCGCTCCTCGAGGGGGAGGGCGCCGACTCCGGCGAGAGCGGCGGCGAGGACGGCGGACGCGACGGCGACCCGGAGCGCTCCGACTCGCGCTTCTCTCGCGGCTCGCGCGAACCGGACTAGGGAGACGACGAGTGCGCCGAGGAGCGCTGCGGCGAACACGAGCGCGATGACCGCGCCTGGCTCGGTGAGGACCAGGACGGGGACGCTGCGGACGTAGGCCCAGCCGATCAGGAGCAGGGCGAAGCCGCGGCAGCCGACCCCGAACAGGACGAGCCAGGGGGAGGCGCGTGGCGCGGTTCCGCCCAGCAGGCGCAGGACGGCGTCGCCGACGGCTCCGATCGCGGCTCTGCGCAGGAACGGCCGGTCGAGGACCGCGACCAGGGCCAGGTAGCCGTCGAGGTGCACGAGCGGAATGAGATTGGTCACCGCGCTGAGTGCGGCCGCGACGACGAAGCACGCGAGGGCGGACCGCCCCGTCGGCGCCCACAGCAGGGCGGTGGCGGCGCTCGCCGCGAGGACGAGGTGCACCGCCGGTCCGGCCAGCGCGACCGCCGCGCGGGAGCGCCGGTCGCCCAGGCGCCAGCCGTCGGTGACGTCGCAGAAGAACGCGGGGGCGAGGTAGAAAATCATCACCCCGGCGCGCCGCGGCCGTCCACCGAAGGCCGCGAGGGAGACCGCGTGACCGGCCTCATGGACCGCTCCCGCGAGCAGGAACGCGACCGAGACCGCGAGGAGCGAGGGCAGGGGCAGTGGCTCGCTGAGGACGGCGGCGATCTCCGCCGAGTGCGCGATCGCGCTCGCGGTACCCAGGAGCAGCACCGCGACGACCGCGGCGACGGCGAGCAGCCGGATCGGCCGTCGGCGCAGGAGCCGCGCGAGCACGAGCGCCGGCCGCGTCGCGTCGAGCAGGGTCAGCTGGAGACTCGCCGGCGGCCGGAACTGCAGGCGATGCGACCGGGGCTCGCGGCGCTCGGAGCCGGCGAGGAGCCCGGCCGTCGCGAACTCGCGGAGCAGGGCGGCCGTCTCCTCGTCCGTCAGGGAGGTGCTCCCGGTGCCGTCCGTCTCGTCCGTCTCGTGCGCGCTCGGGCGCAGCCCGGCCGCGAAGGTCGCCACCGCGGGACCGACCCGTGCGCGCGGGACGCCCCGCACCGAGAGGATCCACGGAGCGCCGGGCGCGATCGGCTCGTCGATCGTCACGGTGTCCGCCAGTCGGGGCGCGGGATCGCTCATGCCCGGACCAGCTGCAGCAGCGTCGAGTCCTCGGTCTCCACCAGCGCGGTCCGCGCGACGAGCCACAGTCCCGCGCGCTCGGCCTCCACCGCGACCTGGTCGGCGTCGACGACGTTCACCCGCGAGCGGAAGAAGCGTGCCGCCGCACGCCCCTCGGGATCGAGACCGAGCTGCACGACCTCGACGTCCCGGTGGAGACCGTCGGGGGTGACGGCGGACGTCACGACGGCCGCTCCCGGTCCGCCGGACGGCCCGGGCACGGCGCGGATGCGCGAGCTGCGGCTTCCGGCGACGTAGGCGTGGTCGGGGCTCGACGCGGTGATCAGGAGGACGCCGTCCGCTCCGAGGTGCTCGCGGGCGGCCCGGAGGAAGGCGTGCCGGCCGGCTCGGTCCAGGAGCGCGATGGACGTGGCACCGAGGACGACGGCGCCGAAGCGCTCCGGCAGGTGGAAGCAGGTCATGTCGCCGACCAGCGCCCGGGAGCCGTCGGCGATCCTGGCGGCGGGCAGCGCCGCGATCCGCGACCGGAGGATGTCGACCATCGTCGGCGAGAGGTCGAGGCCGACGACGGGGCGGCCGAGGCCCAGGAGGGGCACCGTGAGGCGTCCACCGCCGCAGGCCAGCTCGAGGATCGGCCCCTCGGTCCGGCGGACCGCTGCCAGCAGGGGGCTGATCTCGCTGCGGTCCTCCGCGGTGAAGTGCTCGTAGACGACGGACCCGTCGGGTCCGTAGAGGTCCTCCGGCGCCACGGTGGCGGGGGAGAGGGCGCCGAGGAGGGCGGCGCTCGCCGCGGTGAGCGGCGGCGGGTCCGAGGGGTGCTGCATGGTCGCTCCAGGTCTGAGAGGGAGCGGTCCCGGACGCTCGAGCGTCCGGGACCGCGGGAGGTGCACGGTCGGCTAGGTCGCGAGCAGCACGATGCTGCCGAGCGCGATCACGATCCTCAGACCGGCGTCGGCGGTCCGCCAGCCGTCGGCCGGAGCGACCGCGGGTTCGATCTCCTGGAAGAGAACGGGATTCTCCATTTCTCACCTCCTCGGTGATGAGGTCCTCGGTGAAGAGGTGCTCTCCTCGAGAGCTAGGTCAGGACGATCGCGCCGAGCCCGAGGCCGACAGCGATCCCGAGCTTCGTGGCGATGTACCAGTCGGAATCGGGTGCAGCCATCGACTCGATCTCCTCGAATCGCAGGGGGGTGGGTGGTTGCATGCGTCGTCTCCTCGTGTCGTCGTCTGGAATCCGGGTGTCATCGGTCGGTCCCGGTCAGGTGAGGAGACCGACGAAGACGCCCGCGACGAGGAGCCCCGTCGTGAAGCCGGAGGTCGCCGACTCCCAGTCGGGAGCGACCGCCTGCTCCAGCTCATGGAATTCGAGCTCGTTCGTGGTGTTCATGTGTTCACCTCCCTCGTTCGGTCGTAGGGCCCGCGCCGGCGGGAAGGCCGCGCGCAGGAGTCGAAGGGCGTCGTCGACCGCCAGGCCGGGCAGCGCCGAGCTGTCCCAGCGGGCGACGATCGCGAGTGCCGCGTCGCGGAGGGCGCGGTCGGCGACGGCCGGAGCGGTGATCCCCCACCGCTCGGACCACTGGGCGCTGCCGACGACGGGGTCCGGGTCGAGCCCGAGGGGAGCGGCGAACCACTGCCAGACGGCCCGTCGTCGCGCGCGACGCTCCGGGGAGTCGCGACTCCACAGGACGGGCAGCAGCGGCATCGTCGCCGGCACCTTCCGCAGTCCCGCGCGACTGCTCACCTCGTTGGCGAGGTACCAGTGCGTCGCCGCGAAGGGATCGGCTGTCGCCGAGCGCAGCACGCCGTGACTGTCGGCGCTCGCCGCAGCGAGCGTCGCGCGGTCGGCGCGGCGAACGAGTCCGGCGCTCCCGGCGACGCGGCCGCCGGCCTCGGCCAGCGCCTCCAGCAGTCGCCTCGACCGATCGTCGGCGGAGCGGTCGGCGGGCGACCCGGACCGCGAGCCGATCAGCCGCAGGGCCGCCTCCGCCGCTCCCTCGAGCACGGAGGAGCGGGTCAGCGTCGCCGTGAGCTCGGCGTCGAGCACGGCGGCGTCGGCCCGGAGCGCTTCGCCGACCACGACGGAGCGGAGGCCGCCGATCTCGCGGCAGGCCGCGGCGCTCGTCTCGCTGCCGGGTCCGATCGTCGTAGGTACCAGGACGAGACGAGGGACCTCCGTCGACGCGGGGAGGTCTGGAGCGAGAAGCCCGCCGTGCCTGCTCATCAGTCCGTCGATGCGCGATCGGAGGGCGCGGTCGGCGGCGAACAGGCGCGCCAGCGCCGCCACGTCGTGCAGCCTGCCGCCGCCGATGCCGACGAGGCGGTCGGGACGGACAGCGCGGAGGGCGCGGTCGACGGTGTCGAGCAGCAGACCCTGCTCGATCGCGACGTCGAGGACGACCACCGGTCCGTGCAGTCGCTCGGGCTCGACGGCTCCGCTCCGGACGAGCGCGCTGTCGAGCACGAAGAGGGTCCGCCGGGAGCCGGTGGTCGCTGCATCCGACGCCAGACCGGACCGCAGATCGGTGCTGCGGACCCTCATGCGTCGAGCGCCGCACTGATGATGCGCGGGATGTCGGCGAGGTCGCGGTCGCTGGACACCGCCGCAGGCAGGAATTGGATCCCGCCCGGCGCGGGATGCACGACCGCCCCGCGCCGCCGGACGTCCTCCACCAGGCCGAGGACCTCGTCGGCGTGGGCGACCCCCGCGATCCGCAGGGCCCGGAAGGACCCGACGCCGGAGGATCCGAGCACCCGAGGATGAGCGGACAGCGCGGTGACGGCGCGGTCGAGGCAGGTGCTCACGCGCGGGAAGCCGTCGGCTCCGAGGAGTTCGGGAAGCAGCGCGAGGCTCTGCAGGACGGCGGCGCAGACCGCGGGTGTCCCCGCCTGCGTCTCCGCATGGACGAACGGGGCGTCCGCGGCGTCGATCTCCGCGAGGAGCCGCTCGCCGACGACCACGGCGGCCGCCGCGAGCGTGCCGTTCGTCAGAGCCTTCGACAGAACGACCGCGTCGGGCGCGAACGGCCAGCGCGAGGAGGCGAGGAACGGGCCGGTGCGGCCGAAGCCCGTCGCCACCTCGTCCGCGACGACGGGGACGCCCTCCCGGGACGCGCGCTCGAGCACCGCGAGGAGTGCGTCCGAGAGCGGGAGGGCGCCGGAGCCGAGGACGGGCTCCACGACGATGCCGCAGATGCGCCGTCCCTCCCGGTGGAGCAGCGACTCCAGCGCGTCCGGATCGTCGTGCGCCACGTGCCGGACCCCCGAGCGATCGACGCCGTAGACGTCCTGGCCCAGCTCGTCGCCGCTCAGGGCGTGGGCGCCGTAGGTGAGCCCGTGGTAGCTGCCGGACAGGCCGACGACCAGCCGGCGCTCCGGCCGACCGAGGAGCGCGGCCCGCTGGCGGAGCAGCTTCATGACCGCGTCGTTCGCGCTGCCGCCCGAGGTGGTGAGGAGGACGCGCCGGAAGGAGGACTGCGGGAGCGCGTCGCCGACGACCGCGAGCAGTGCCGCGGCCGCCCGCTCCGCCCAGGGGTGACTCCGCCGGAAGAGGGACAGGTAGGAGGCCTCGGCCAGAGCCGCGGCGATGGCAGCGGTGAACTCCGGGCGGCCGCAGCCGAACGGCGCGTTCCACAGTCCGCTCGTGAGGTCGATCGCCTCGACGCCGTCGGCGAAGCGGATGCATGTCCCCGTCGCGCTCACCGCCGCGACGGTCCTGGCCGCCGCCGTCGGCGAGACCAGGGGCACGAGGACCGGCGAGGCCGTCACGCTCCTCTCCGGAGGTGGACGCCCTCGTGCTCGAACCGCTCGACGAGCCGCGAGACGAAGGCCTCGTCGGCCGGCGTGCGCGGCTCGTCGTCCGGGCCGTCGCTCAGCAGCCGTTCGACGACGACCGCGGTGGCGGGTGCGAGGGCGAACCGCCGCAGGGTCCGGGGCTCCACCAGGACGCGCTCGTCGCCCCGGTGCAGGAGGATCAGGTCGGAGCGCGTGAGCGTCGTCACCTCCCCGTCCGGTCGGAGGGACGTTCCGAGCCCGACCACCGACCACGCCGGGCCGGTGTCGTCGGCGGCAGCGAAGGCGAGGCCGGCGCGGTACAGCGCCAGCCAGGGGCGGCGCGCGATGTCGTCGGCGACACCGCCGCCCAGCGCGGCGAGCCGGTCGAGCGGACGGTACGACCTGTCGAGGGCGGCCGCGAGACCGTCGGGGTCTCGGGCGTCGCCGAGGACCAGCCCGTCCGGACCGAGCGTCGCGACCCCGTCCCGGCCGACATCGACGGCAGCGACGGGTCCGGCAGCGGGGTCGTCCGTCAGCGGCAGACCGCTCACTGCGACCGCGGCTCCCAGGAGCTGCGGGACCAGCCGACCGGAGGCGCGGGCGGCGTCGGCGTCCTCCAGATAGGCCTGCCAGCCGTTCGCATCGCGGAGCCGTGCGGTCGTCGCACCGGTGACCGGGAGGAACGCGATCGAGGCGTAGTCCTCCGTCTGGACCCGCAGCTCGCCGAACCAGGCGACGTCTCCCGGCTCGTCGAGTCCACCGCGGTAGTCGAGGACGGCCGCGCAGTCGCAGGTCGGGGCCTCGCGGGTCTCATCGTCGTCGGTCACGCTCTCGCTTGGGAGGAGCAGGACGTCCTCCGGCCCGAGCAGTGGCTCCACCGCTCCTCGCCACCGCCGGTCGGCGAGGCGCACGACCCGTCGAGCGTCGACCCGATCACCCGTCACCCACTGGAGGACGGCCCGGGCGACTCCGCGTCGATCCACCGCGGTCGCTCGCGTGTCGGCGTCGGCGAGACCGGTCGGAGTCGAGAGCGCCGTTCGCGAGCCGCGGTCGCCGCGATCGAGGGAGCGCGTCGCGTCTCCGTCGGAGCGGATCGGTCCTGGGTTGGTTGCCATACGTGGATGGTAGCCGACTGAAGCTCACGTCTGTCAAGGCCGACTCGCCGACCGAGCTGATGATCACCGATGCGCGCCACGGGCGAGCTCGGCGCGCGCCTTCGACACCGGGCGCCGACGTCGGTGCTAGACATACGCGTATGACGAACGCAGCAGCACGCAGACGACTCCCAGCACGGCGGTGGCTGTCGTGAGATCCCGATTCGACCTCGTCGTTCTCGTCGTCTTCGGTCTGTACGGCCTCGTCCGAAGCGTCCTCGACGCCCCCGCGGTCATCGCGGCACCGAGCGCCGTCGGGATCGCGTCGCTGTGCGCCTCCGCCTTGCTCCTCGTCGTGGCGATCGCGGCGCTCGCCCTCGAGCTGCGGCGCAGACGGAGGAAGCGCGCGGCGGCCTCGACCGCCGCCGCCCGGACGGGCCGAGAGGCCGACTGGTAGCGGTAGAGCCGGAGGCGTCGGCCCGCCGACCCGCGTCAGCGCCCACCGTGCGCCGACCTCCCGTCATGCTGGTCGAGTAGCCCCGCAGGGGCGTATCGAGACGCACCCTCCTCAGAAGGCCGGTTTGCAGGCTCGTCCTCTGGCGCGGGTGGATCTCGATACGCCCGCTTCGCGGGCTACTCGATCAGCATGAAGTCCGTGCGTCGAGTCCACTCATGCTGGTCGAGTAGCGCGGAGCGCGCGTCGGGACCCGGGCCGGGAGCGGCACGCACGTCGTGCGATCCGCGCCAGCGACAAGAGGGCGTCGCGCGCTGTGGCAAGGTCCCGGGATGACAGTGCCGAAGAAGAAGGAAGACCGCGTGCGCCGCTTCGCGCTCGCCCTGCTGGGAGTGAGCATGGGAGTCGCCGTCGTGGCGACGATCGTCGGAGGGATCGACGATCCGTACGACGTTGTGACTCTCGTCGTGTGCGGCTCCTGTGCCTCCCTGGTGATCGTCACCTTGATCCGCGAACGATGAACCTCGCGCTGGCGCTCGGGCGGAGGCGTGCACAGAGGTAGCGCGCTGACGCTGCATCCGGACGCTCCGCCGAGCACGAGTGAACGGTCAGCCCGTCGGCCGAGGGTCAGCGCAGCCCCGCGACCGCGTCCAGCTCGTCCAGCGAGCCGATCCGCACCACCCCGAGCTCGACGGCCTCGGAGGGCAGCTCGCGCCCGTGCTCCGGCCCGCCGACGCGGTCGAGCCACACCCCGCGCAACCCGGCGCGTGCCGCGCCGATCGCGTCGGTGCCCAGCCGGTCGCCGACGTACAGCGCGTCGGCCGGAGCGACGCCGAAGCGCTCGCAGGCGACGTGGAAGATCCGCGCATCCGGCTTCGTCACGCCGACCTCGCCCGACGCCACGAGGTGCTCGACCCGCTCCGTCAGACCGATCGCGTCCGTCTTGCGCGTCTGGAACTCGAGGTCGCCGTTGGTGATCAGGCCAATCCGGACGCCCGCCGCGTCGAGCCGATCGAGCACCGGCAGGGCGTCGTCGTGCAGCGTCCACGCCACGACGTAGTGCCCCAGGTAGGCGGCGAACCACGCGCTCGCCTCCTCGGGCGTCAGCGCGACACCGGCGTCGGCCGCGAAGGCCGTGGCGCGGGCACGGCGCTGCCCCTCGTAGTCGAGCTCGCCGGCGAGGTACCGGTGGTAGTGCTCCTCCTCCAGGGCGTACCAGCGCCGCTGCAGCGCGCCCGCCTCGCCCGCGTACGCGTCGCCGAGCGCGGCCGCGTACGCGACGATGCCCTCGCGCACCGCGCGGGCGTGCGCGAAGAGCGTGTCGTCGAGGTCGAAGAGGGCGAGCCGGATCATCGAGGACTCAGCGGCTGCGGCGCAGGAAGCCGACGCGCTCGTACACGGTCGCGAGCGTGCGCTCGGCCGTCTCCGAGGCGCGGTCCGCCGCGCGGGAGAGCACCCGGTCGAGCTCGGCCGGGTCCTCGAGCAGCTCCGCGGTGCGCGCGCGGATCGGATCGAAGGTCGCCGCGACGACCTCGACCAGGCCCTTCTTCAGGTCGCCGTAGCCGCGGCCGGAGTACTCCTGCTCGAGCGACTCGATCGTGCGGCCGGCGAGGACGGAGTAGACGGTGAGCAGGTTCGAGACGCCCGGCTTGGCCGCGCGGTCGAAGCGCACCTCGGACTCGGTGTCGGTGACGGCCCGCATGATCTTCTTCGCGGTGACCTTCGGCTCGTCGAGCACGCTGAGCAGGCCGGCGTCCGACTCCGCGGACTTCGACATCTTCGCGCCGGGGTTCTGCAGGTCGTAGATCTTCGCCGTCTCCTTGGCGATGTACGGCTCCGGGATCGCGAAGGTCTCGCCGAAGCGCGTGTTGAAGCGGCCCGCGAGGTCGCGGGTCAGCTCGAGGTGCTGGCGCTGGTCCTCGCCGACCGGGACGGCGTCGGTCTGGTACAGCAGGATGTCGGCGGCCATCAGGATCGGGTAGGTGAAGAGGCCGACCGAGGCCGCCTCCGTGCCCTGCTTCGCCGACTTGTCCTTGAACTGCGTCATCCGGCTGGCCTCGCCGAAGCCGGTCACCGTGTTCAGGATCCAGGCCAGCTCGGCGTGCGCCGGGACGTGCGACTGGATGAACAGCGTCGAGCGCTCCGGATCGATGCCGGCCGCGATGTACTGCGCGGCGGTGGCGCGGGTGCGCGCGCGCAGCTCGGCGGGCTCCTGCGGCACGGTGATCGCGTGCAGGTCGACGACGCAGAAGTGGGCGTCGAAGTCGTCCTGCATCGCGACCCACTGGGTGAGGGCGCCGATGTAGTTGCCGAGGTGCAGCGAGCCGGAGGAGGGCTGCATGCCGGAGAAGATGACGGGCTTCGCGCCCGGAGTGCTGGGGGTCATGGTGAGGCCTCGTGAGTGACGGCGGCGCGGTCGGCGCCGGGGGAGAAGGGGGTCAGAGCTCGTAGTCGACGACGACGGGCGCGTGGTCGGACCAGCGGGTGTCCCACGCGCTGGCGCGGTCGATCTCGTAGCTGCGGGCCAGGGCGGCGAGCTCCGGCGTCGCGAGCTGGTAGTCGATCCGCCAGCCGGTGTCGGTGTCGAACGCCTGACCGCGCTGCGACCACCAGGTGTAGGGCCCGGGCACCTCGCCGGCGAAGCGGCGGCCGAGGTCGACCCAGCCCATCCCCGCTCCGGCGTTGTAGCCCTCCTCGCCCTCGGCGCCGACGAAGCGGTCGAAGTAGGCGCGCTCCTCGGGGAGGAAGCCGGCCTTCTTGACGTTGCCCTTCCAGTTCTTGATGTCGAGGGTGCGGTGGCCGACGTTGAGGTCGCCCATCACCACGGCGAGCGAGTTGTGGGCCTGCAGCTGGGGGAGGCGCTCGATCATGGCGTCGAGGAAGCGCATCTTCTCGTCCTGCTTCGGCGTGCCGACGCCGCCCGAGTGCACGTAGGTGGAGACGACGGTCACGGTGCGGTCGCCGACCTCGTAGTCGGCCTCGAGCCAGCGGCCCGCGGAGTCGAAGTCGTCGGCGCCGAGCGCGACCCGGTGGATCGTCGCGCGCTTGCGGGAGGCGAGCGCGACTCCGGCGCGGCCCTTGGCGGTCGCCTCGTCGTGCAGCACGTCCCACTCGTCGCCGAGCAGGCCGGTGAGGTCGTCCGTGGAGGCGCGGACCTCCTGCAGGGCGAGGATGTCGACGTCGCGGGCGGCGAGCCAGTCGCCCATGCCCTTGCGGAAGGCGGCGCGGACGCCGTTGACGTTGACGGAGGCGATGCGGAGCGGCTTTCGAGTCACCGGAGCAGTCTACGGAGCACCGCCGACAGCGCGCGGCGCACGGGGGAGCGGCGGACCGGCGCGGCGGACCGGCGCGGCGGACCGGCGCGCCCCGGGGCATGCAGAAGCCGGCGGCCCCGCCCCGCGCCGCCCCCTCGGAGGAGAGGGGCGACGCGGAGTCGGGACCGCCGGCGGGACCGCTCAGGACGGTCGGTCGGTGCGGATCAGACGGCGACGGGGCGGGCCGTGGCCGGCTCCGGGACCTCGGCGACGATCGGAGCCCGCTTGATGCTCTTCGCGATGATCACGCAGACCGCCGTGACCACCATGCCGACGAGGATCGCGACCAGGTAGAGCAGCGGCTGCCCCACCAGTCCGGTCACCCAGACGCCGCCGTGCGGCGCGCGCAGCGTGGAGCCGAAGAGCGCGACGAGCGCGCCGGTGACGGCCGAGCCGATCATGGCGGAGGGGATCACGCGCAGCGGGTCGACCGCGGCGAACGGGATCGCTCCCTCGGAGATGAACGAGGCGCCCAGCAGGTAGGCCGCCTTGCCGTTCTGGCGCTCGGCGTCGGTGAACAGGCGCTTGCGGAGCGACGTGGCGAGGGCGAGGCCCAGCGGCGGCGTCATGCCGGCCGCCATCACGATCGCCATCACCTTGAACTGCACCGAGTTCGGGTCGCCGTCCGCGGGGACCGAGGCGAGCCCCGTGGTCGCGAAGGCGTAGGCCACCTTGTTGACCGGGCCGCCCATGTCGAACGCCATCATCAGGCCCAGGATGATCCCGAGGATGATCAGGTTGCCGCCGGTGAGGCCCGAGAGCCAGGCCGACAGTCCCTCGCTCAGCGCGCGCAGCGGGGCGCCGAGGACGACGAACATCAGGAAGCCCGTGATGAAGGTCGCGATCAGCGGGATGATGACCACCGGCATCAGCGACTTGAAGGCCGCCGGCAGCTTGATCCGCGAGATGTAGAGCGCCGCGTAGCCGGCGATGAAGCCGGACGCGAGGCCGCCGAGGAAGCCGGCGCCGACGGTGACCGCCACGGCGCCGCCGAGGAAGCCGGGCGCGATGCCGGGGCGGTCCGCGATGCCGAAGGCGATGAAGCCCGACAGCACCGGCACCAGGAACGCGAAGGTCGCGCCGCCGATCAGGAACATCACTCCGGCCCAGTCGGTGATGTTCGCGATGTTGAAGCCGTTGTCGATGATCTGCTGCGGCGTGTAGCTGACGATCTGGTAGCCGCCGAAGAGGAACGACAGTGCGATCAGCAGACCGCCCGCCGCGACGAACGGGATCATGTACGAGACGCCGGTCATCAGGTTCTGGCGGATGCGCGTGCCGACGCCGACCTTCTTCGGGGCGGCGGGCGCCGCGGCCGGAGTCGAGCGGGCGGCGGACGGAGCCGTGCCAGTGCCGCGCAGGGCGAGCGCCCGGTCGAGCACCTCGTCCGGCTTCGACAGCGCCTCGGCGACGCCGACCTGGAGGATCGGCTTGCCGGCGAAGCGGTCCTTGCCGCGGATCTCGAGGTCGGCGGCGAGGATGACGACGTCCGCGGCGGCGATGTCGCCCGCGGTCATCTCGTCCGAGCCGGCGGCGCCCTGGGTCTCGACGTGGATCGGGTAGCCGCGCTTCTTCGCGGCCTGCTCGAGCGCCTCGGCGGCCATGTAGGTGTGCGCGATGCCGGCGATGCAGCTCGTCACCGCGACGAAGCGCGGGGCGCCCGTCGAGGCGGCGGCGGGAGCGTCCTG comes from the Rathayibacter festucae DSM 15932 genome and includes:
- a CDS encoding PTS fructose-like transporter subunit IIB, whose amino-acid sequence is MKIVAVTSCIAGIAHTYMAAEALEQAAKKKGYQIQVETQGAAGSDPMSDQTIADADVVILAADLEVRGKDRFAGKPTLEVGTSEALAKAADVIDRAAAKVQDAPAAASTGAPRFVAVTSCIAGIAHTYMAAEALEQAAKKRGYPIHVETQGAAGSDEMTAGDIAAADVVILAADLEIRGKDRFAGKPILQVGVAEALSKPDEVLDRALALRGTGTAPSAARSTPAAAPAAPKKVGVGTRIRQNLMTGVSYMIPFVAAGGLLIALSFLFGGYQIVSYTPQQIIDNGFNIANITDWAGVMFLIGGATFAFLVPVLSGFIAFGIADRPGIAPGFLGGAVAVTVGAGFLGGLASGFIAGYAALYISRIKLPAAFKSLMPVVIIPLIATFITGFLMFVVLGAPLRALSEGLSAWLSGLTGGNLIILGIILGLMMAFDMGGPVNKVAYAFATTGLASVPADGDPNSVQFKVMAIVMAAGMTPPLGLALATSLRKRLFTDAERQNGKAAYLLGASFISEGAIPFAAVDPLRVIPSAMIGSAVTGALVALFGSTLRAPHGGVWVTGLVGQPLLYLVAILVGMVVTAVCVIIAKSIKRAPIVAEVPEPATARPVAV
- a CDS encoding exodeoxyribonuclease III; amino-acid sequence: MGDWLAARDVDILALQEVRASTDDLTGLLGDEWDVLHDEATAKGRAGVALASRKRATIHRVALGADDFDSAGRWLEADYEVGDRTVTVVSTYVHSGGVGTPKQDEKMRFLDAMIERLPQLQAHNSLAVVMGDLNVGHRTLDIKNWKGNVKKAGFLPEERAYFDRFVGAEGEEGYNAGAGMGWVDLGRRFAGEVPGPYTWWSQRGQAFDTDTGWRIDYQLATPELAALARSYEIDRASAWDTRWSDHAPVVVDYEL
- the trpS gene encoding tryptophan--tRNA ligase — its product is MTPSTPGAKPVIFSGMQPSSGSLHLGNYIGALTQWVAMQDDFDAHFCVVDLHAITVPQEPAELRARTRATAAQYIAAGIDPERSTLFIQSHVPAHAELAWILNTVTGFGEASRMTQFKDKSAKQGTEAASVGLFTYPILMAADILLYQTDAVPVGEDQRQHLELTRDLAGRFNTRFGETFAIPEPYIAKETAKIYDLQNPGAKMSKSAESDAGLLSVLDEPKVTAKKIMRAVTDTESEVRFDRAAKPGVSNLLTVYSVLAGRTIESLEQEYSGRGYGDLKKGLVEVVAATFDPIRARTAELLEDPAELDRVLSRAADRASETAERTLATVYERVGFLRRSR
- a CDS encoding HAD family hydrolase, yielding MIRLALFDLDDTLFAHARAVREGIVAYAAALGDAYAGEAGALQRRWYALEEEHYHRYLAGELDYEGQRRARATAFAADAGVALTPEEASAWFAAYLGHYVVAWTLHDDALPVLDRLDAAGVRIGLITNGDLEFQTRKTDAIGLTERVEHLVASGEVGVTKPDARIFHVACERFGVAPADALYVGDRLGTDAIGAARAGLRGVWLDRVGGPEHGRELPSEAVELGVVRIGSLDELDAVAGLR